A genome region from Brassica oleracea var. oleracea cultivar TO1000 chromosome C2, BOL, whole genome shotgun sequence includes the following:
- the LOC106325158 gene encoding uncharacterized protein At5g01610-like encodes MEKALTKVTSFKVGGSWISKKAKEELSNITTDLTTFSSTVEEKAKWVFNKLKGKPLKSLPDLLKEYNLPPGLFPQNIICYEFDETKNKLTVFFSTPCEVTFKDGSAIRYATRVKGILLRGKLMGVEGMKTKVLVWVKVTTISVESSKSDKLWFTAGVKKSRSKNVYDTPHDAIKVVGES; translated from the exons ATGGAGAAAGCGTTAACGAAAGTGACGAGTTTCAAAGTGGGAGGTTCATGGATCTCGAAGAAAGCTAAGGAAGAGCTCTCTAACATCACCACTGACCTCACT ACTTTCTCTAGTACCGTTGAAGAGAAAGCCAAATGGGTTTTTAACAAGCTTAAAG GGAAACCACTCAAAAGCTTACCAGATCTTCTCAAAGAATACAACTTACCACCAGGACTCTTCCCACAGAACATAATCTGCTACGAATTCGACGAGACAAAGAACAAACTTACGGTCTTCTTCTCTACACCTTGCGAAGTCACATTCAAAGATGGATCAGCCATAAGGTACGCTACACGCGTGAAAGGCATATTGCTTAGAGGCAAACTGATGGGTGTTGAAGGAATGAAGACCAAAGTGTTGGTTTGGGTCAAAGTCACGACAATCTCAGTCGAGAGCTCGAAATCAGACAAGCTATGGTTCACTGCCGGTGTTAAGAAGTCTCGATCCAAGAATGTTTATGATACGCCACATGATGCTATCAAAGTCGTTGGAGAGTCTTAA